GTCTTCGGCACGTCGCCTGGGCCACTATAGCAGCGGGTTCTGGGCCTGTCAACGAAGGCAGGCCCAGGCCGAATTGCAGCCAGGCGATGCACCCCTATCACCTTCAGGCGCCGAGAGCTCGATCATCGCTTGACACCTCCAAAACCACTATGTTACAAAGCAAGGTCTTGTACACGTAAGGAGACGAGTCATGTACGCAATTGTGGAGACCGGGGGGAAGCAGTATCGGGTCCAGCCCGGCGAAATCTTGAAGGTCGAAAAGCTCGCCGGCGACGTCGGGGGCACCGTTGAACTCACGCAGGTGCGCTTGATCCAGGGCGACAAGGGCTTGCTGGTCGGCAAACCGTGGGTCGAACGGGGCCGCGTCACCGCCGAGATCATCGCACAAGGCCGGACCCGTTCCATGATGGTGTTCAAGAAGAAGCGGCGCAAGAACTATCGGCGCACCAAGGGCCACCGGCAATGTTTCACCGAGGTCCGCATCACCGGAATCGAAACGGCATAAGGGAAGGCACGGGGAAAAAGCCATGGCAACAAACAAAGGCGGCGGATCATCCAGGAACGGTCGTGACAGCAACCCCCAGTACCTCGGGGTCAAGGCCTACGGCGGGGAACTGATCAAGGCCGGGAGCATCATCATCCGGCAGCGGGGCACCAAGTTCTTTCCCGGCTTCAACGTCGGCCTGGGTCGGGACCATACCCTGTTCGCCAAAGTCACCGGAGTCGTCAAGTTCGAAGGCGGTCGCGCCCGTCAGAAGGTCAGCGTCTACCCGCCCGCCTGAGCCGCGGGTTCGCTCGCGACGCCGCATCTGACCACTCCGCTCTCGTCCCCTTCTTTCTTTTCCAGTTTGATCCTCCAGGCACGCGGGTTCGCCGGCAGACGGGAACGAACGCTGTCGCGGCGCCCGCGCCTCATGCATTGCCCTTGTGAAGGAC
The sequence above is drawn from the Nitrospirota bacterium genome and encodes:
- the rplU gene encoding 50S ribosomal protein L21 — its product is MYAIVETGGKQYRVQPGEILKVEKLAGDVGGTVELTQVRLIQGDKGLLVGKPWVERGRVTAEIIAQGRTRSMMVFKKKRRKNYRRTKGHRQCFTEVRITGIETA
- a CDS encoding 50S ribosomal protein L27, encoding MATNKGGGSSRNGRDSNPQYLGVKAYGGELIKAGSIIIRQRGTKFFPGFNVGLGRDHTLFAKVTGVVKFEGGRARQKVSVYPPA